The Inediibacterium massiliense genome includes the window ATGAAATTGTAAAAAAATTTATTGCACATGTAGCAGTCTATCCTTTAGGAACGATGGTTGTTTTGAGTACAGGAGAAAAAGGAATTGTTATAAAAGTAGATCATACATATCCAAACCGTCCCACTATAAGATGTATGTATGGAGTAGATGGTGAAAAATATGATATTTTTAAGGAGTTAAATTTAATAGATTATCCATCCATTATGATTATAGAGGTGTTAGAGAAACTTGAATAGTTTTGGTATAATAAAGTATGAATGATGAGTTCATACTTTTTTTAATAGATATATAGTTGCATAGAGGTAGGTGATGTATATGACAAAAAATGAACAGATTATTGATTATATAAAAAATCTTTCTATAGGAAGCAAAATTTCAGTAAGACAAATTGCACAAGATTTAGATGTAAGTGAAGGAACAGCATACAAAGCTATTAAAGATGCAGAAAGAGATGAATTGGTAAGCACCATTCCTAGAGTAGGAACCATAAGAGTAGAAAAAGTGAAAAAAAAGAGCATTGACAAGGTAACTTTTTCAGAAGTTTTAAATATTGTAGAAGGACAAGTATTAGGAGGACATGAAGGAATTTATAAGATCGTCAATAAATTTGTCATAGGAGCTATGGATGTAGGGGATATTGAAAAATATATTTCAAAAGGAGATCTTTTGATTGTAGGAAATAGAGAAGATGCTCATAAACTCGCATTAGATAAAGGATGTGCTATTTTAATTACTGGAGGGTTTACTTGTAAAGAGGAAATAAAAAAAATAGCCAATGAAAAAAAACTTCCAGTTCTTTTAACAAGCTATGACACTTTTACTATAACAACTATGATTGATCGAGCTTTACATGAGAGACTGATAAAAAAAGAAATTCTTTTAACAGAAGATATTATGCCCAGTACTTTATGTTATCTGAAAGAAGAAGATAAAGTTTGTGATATGAAAAAAGCGATGAAAAAAACTGGACATAGAAGATTTCCAGTGGTAGATGAAAATTTATATGTGATAGGAATG containing:
- a CDS encoding DRTGG domain-containing protein; translation: MTKNEQIIDYIKNLSIGSKISVRQIAQDLDVSEGTAYKAIKDAERDELVSTIPRVGTIRVEKVKKKSIDKVTFSEVLNIVEGQVLGGHEGIYKIVNKFVIGAMDVGDIEKYISKGDLLIVGNREDAHKLALDKGCAILITGGFTCKEEIKKIANEKKLPVLLTSYDTFTITTMIDRALHERLIKKEILLTEDIMPSTLCYLKEEDKVCDMKKAMKKTGHRRFPVVDENLYVIGMVSPRDIEGVNAETSIIDVMTPNPITVAPNTSVAYISHIMIWEGIKLVPIVENKKLVGVITRQDVIRGLKNMRNQPHMAEPFEDMLINQSKIEETPTGISLTGEITPMMLNERGIASAGVLVMLMSTAGSMAIRKQKSLDSIIDSFMIYFIKPLQIESKVEIHADIINISRKFYKVEVTAYYNGEIVSKAMMSAKLLRR